A window of the Torulaspora globosa chromosome 6, complete sequence genome harbors these coding sequences:
- the YPT52 gene encoding Rab family GTPase YPT52 (ancestral locus Anc_1.289): MDCNSSGRSGNRVMLQFKLVLLGDSSVGKSSIVYRFVKDSFDEFRESTIGAAFLSQTIKISGSSEQSETVIKFEIWDTAGQERYKSLAPMYYRNANAALVVYDVTQQDSLTKARAWVNELKNKVGDEDLVICLVGNKIDLCDGDEDKRAVETGEARDYAAEQSLLFYEVSAKTGSGVRQIFESIGEKLYETKKDELAAARNRQMGSSKDQVNVQLQRPSTNDPTSCCY, encoded by the coding sequence ATGGACTGCAATTCATCGGGAAGATCTGGAAATCGAGTGATGTTGCAATTTAAGTTGGTGCTGCTGGGTGATTCTTCTGTGGGGAAGTCTTCGATCGTTTACAGGTTTGTCAAGGACTCATTTGATGAGTTTCGTGAAAGCACTATAGGTGCAGCGTTTCTATCTCAGACGATTAAGATCAGTGGGTCTAGTGAACAATCAGAAACGGTGATAAAATTTGAGATCTGGGATACAGCGGGACAGGAACGGTACAAGTCACTGGCTCCGATGTACTATAGGAATGCGAACGCAGCATTGGTGGTCTATGACGTTACGCAGCAGGACTCTTTGACCAAGGCACGGGCTTGGGTTAACGAACTGAAGAATAAGGTGGGAGACGAGGATCTAGTCATTTGCCTGGTTGGGAACAAGATTGACCTGTGCGATGGTGATGAGGACAAGAGAGCTGTGGAGACGGGAGAAGCCAGGGATTATGCAGCAGAACAAAGTCTTTTATTCTACGAAGTCAGTGCCAAAACTGGGTCCGGAGTCAGACAGATATTTGAGAGCATAGGAGAAAAATTATATGAAACGAAGAAGGATGAGCTTGCAGCTGCCAGGAATCGACAGATGGGATCTTCGAAAGACCAGGTCAACGTGCAATTGCAAAGACCTTCGACAAACGACCCCACATCGTGCTGCTACTGA